The sequence gtGGAcgtctccccccctctctctatcGACAATCACATAGATGGGGAGGAAGCAGCTGCTGGACCCGATGAATTGTGGATGATCAACTCACACCCTTTGAATTCTAGGTGGCTTTTTCCGTGCTCGTCTCACATTTCCACCTGAATATCCCCACATGCCTCCAAAGATGAAATTTGAGTCGCCCATTTTCCACCCCAATAGTAAGTAGTTATTGTTTTTGAGCTCGGTAGATCCTGATTTCCATGCGCTATCCCGCTCGGCGGGAATGGTGACCGAAGTCAACATGTGTGCAACATCCGTATTCGAAATACACAACGCTGATTCGTCAATCTCCGACAGTCTATGAAAATGGCGAAGTGTGCATTTCGATTCTGCACCCCCCAGAGGAAGACAAGTACGGATACGAGTCTGCTGCCGAGCGCTGGTCGCCCGTTCAGACCCCCGAAACCATCCTCCTTTCGGTCATTTCGATGCTGTCAAGTCCCAACGACGAGAGTCCCGCCAATGTGGAAGCTGCGCGGTTATGGCGTGAAAACCCTGCCGAGTTTAAGAAACGGGTGCGCCGTTGTGTCCGGGAGAGCCAAGGCGAGGATTGATCGTTGGAACAAGCCGACCCTATTTTTTCATGATTTCCGCTTGTTTCATCTAATGCACGGTGCATATGGCCTGAAttcgacttttttttttatctctctctcttctctttctctcttcttatGAGGGGGGCAATTCGAATCTTTTGACCTGCTTGATTCGCACCTATCTTCACCTAAGACATGCCCCGCGATGTCCCATCTCCTAGGGCTCTTTGTCTCTGGAAATGATTCCTATCTCCATGGTCGCGTCCTCGGGGTTGCTTCGTTTTATGGTATCATGGAATATGCGCTGATATGAGCTCTTCCCTCTGGGCCCGTCTTACCCGAATAAACGGGCCTCGCAATTGTAGTATATGGCAATGAAAACTTGGAAACGTATTGGCGTggcacttttctttttttcttgggtccGTTTCAACGGGGCTTTCACTGATCAGCAAGTCATCATTATGGATACGGAATCACGCTAATGCTAAAACAAATAAAGTCTATGACATGTAACAATCAAAGCAAAGGGTATGGAGATATCAAAGGAGCCAGAACAGGAAGAAACtaggaaggggaaaaaaagaattgtcTGAAGGTTAAGGCGGAAGAGCAATATCAGATAGCgtgggaagagggaaaaccATTCACTCAAGCACTCTGGGGTCGATTCTTGTATCCCGTGCGCATCGACGGGATGAAGAGTCCAGGGTGGACCAAGGTAAAAGCGGTGCAAGCAAGGGCAATCATCCTATGAGAGTGACAAGTTTAGATTAGTAAGAAGGTCCAAACTGACGAAGCTTCTtgatttttcctctttttgaGAATGGGGGAAGGTTGTGAGAAGCACTTACATTccgtcgaggacgaggaacTCATTCTCCTTTTGCATGAGAGGGCTACCCCAGCCACCTGCCATTTCGGGGATACTAGATAGGTTGAAGTATGTTAGCAAAATACTGATTGAACTGTGGCAAGCCtcgtcttcttttccttcttcttcttcttcttcttcttcttcttcttctttttcttcttcttcttcttccttccttcaCCTCGAGCTAGTGGAGAAGAAACccaggaaaaaagaacaagaaaaaggggtTCAGAATGAGATCCTTACCGGTAGATACACCGAATCAAGATGGTGAAATAGGCAAAGACCTCGGCAATGATCACGAGCTTCATGCGTGAAGGAGTGACGGAGGGAGACGCATCCTCCAGCGTCTTCTCTCCGGCCAGACCGTTCCCACTCCGGTGCAAGGTCCAGAAGTAATGGGCCCCGAGCAGGCCACAGATGGCCATGGTGGCCACCTGGAAGGCAATACCCGCGATGATGATATTGTCGCCCACCTTGAGGAGGAACTGGTTGGTCTTACCCGCAGCGGCCGCGACACCACCACCCGCGGCTTGCAGGACCAACGAGCCGACGTCGCAACTGATGAAGATCCATGTGAACAGCTTGGGCTTCAATTTGGAGTGCTCTGGCCCCAGATTCAAGACGATATGCTTGAGGGTGAGGTAGACGCCCGCCGCGACGAAGGTGGGCGCGAGGACCAGACACACGATTTGGAGCTTGAATGCGCTCTCATCCCACGGATTGGCGTGCATCAGCACTCGACCGACGTAACCCGCCATTTCCATCGCGGCGCCCGCCCCGAGAGCGATCATGAAGGTCCAGGTGCGAAAGTAGATTCCAAACCCGATTTGGAAGAGGGCCAACACGCCAAAATAGGCTGTGAAGAAGATGTTGGCACCCAAGTTGGGATAGTAGCCATAGGTGGTGGCTTGAACGGGACAGTATGGCCCAACCTCGGTGCAGTCCGCGAAGCCCGGCATGGTGGAAAGATATGGAGGTGTCAACTCAGGAAGACCAccttttgggggggagggggggaaaggcgTTACGGAAAGAAAGGTCAAGGGCAGTGTGGGCGAAGCGGGTGGTATTCAAGGTGGGATGTTGTTGGAAGTCACTGTTGTAAGTGAGTGTTGACTAAGAGAGCTGTGTAGTGAATGACGCTCGCTGAGAGAATGGGAAATCAACACTGGTTCTTTTTCCGCCGCCTGGAAttattaaaaaaaagatgacaGGGGAAATGCGATGCGCTAGTGGACACTGAAGTGAAAGAGGTAGTTGGGCGACTCCACCAGCGCCACTTTGTTCGATCAAGATGTCGTCGCAGGGGACCGATCGATTATGATTTCTTGCTTCTTACTTGTTTTCCACTTTTTTCAGTGTCACCGGAGTCGCACCCACCACGAAAGATATGAAGACTGCTGTTCCCAAGTTGGAAAGCCGGCGATAGCAGGGAGGCTGACGACAGGGAATCGTTATTTTATAAGATGAATCTCGGCCACCCTGCACCTGGCTCAGATGCAGTCTCAGCTTAGCATGCACGCGCCTTGTAGCGAGCATTGGCACTGTATCTTGGAAAGTGAGACGGCCCCACGGAGCAGCGTTGACCACGTTGGGCAGGTCGGTTCCAAGACCGACTCGGCGGCTCTTTGCTGACCGAGACGCGTGCATGGGGAGGAGGTAAGAGGGGGTTCAGAGAGGTCAAGAAAGGTGTCTCTGTTGAGCCACGCAAATCCATATCGAAATTCTCCTGATCCTATCTTTGTCCATCGCATGGGAGAATTCCAGATGCACAGAAACCTCATGCATCGTCCAACAGGCGTCGAATCTTCTATCGAAACGCTTCGATGCAACAGAGCCGTCGGGCTGGCCTCGTCGGTACCCGGTACACTGGCTGGCTCGGAGATTTGTGGAGGACATGCAGTACTCTCTACTTTGTCACCGCTGATTGGCCGGCCCATCCATGTCAGATTGTCACTGCCATCGTTCTCGTTCTCGTTTTCGCGTTAAGCCCCATGTTTATCCCCTTTGGGAAGTGGTCCTTTACCTCTCTTGGGCATTTTGATTGTTATCACCTGTACACTTATTGTCCTTTTACCCACTCTTGGCCGCAAGCGAGCTCCTAGCGAGCTCCGCTTGAGGGtcttggtgatggaggtCGGGCCTTGGGACGTTTCCACTTTCTCCACGATCCGTCCACAGTTACCTGCGCTTGGACGTCTCTATTTCCATGATATGATTGTTCTAACACAAGTCATCGGCCGGCTGTCCATGGCGGTCGGAGATCCTTTCTTATCGCCGAACCCACTATCCAATCAAAATGATACTCATCGTTTGAATACTCTACAGGCCCACCTGGACACTGTTGTCGTAGGTACATATGAGCGCAACAAGTATACACGAAGAAGAACGTGGTGCATATCAACcaccgagcttctcgacaCGCGTGGTACCACGTTCGACTGCTATGAGAATGCTACGATGGTCGCCAGCTCGACGAAACTCGTTTGTATCTACAGTAAAAGGTTATGCGCTTGTTATTATTGTTAACCGTTCTTCATGTCTCCATGGTACCTCACGATCCTTCGTCATACCCGACTCGAGTCAAAAGTTCCAATGCTGCTGATGCCCATCTGGATATTGACCAGGAGTTGACCACGATCGTATTCGCATACGGACTCGCTTTCTGCTCCCGCAGGATTGCGGTCCCTGGGTAGATGTGGCAGTGACATGCCCGGCCTGGATTCTATTGATATCGTGGGATTGCCCCGTACAGTAACGGCAGTCCTTGTTCTCATGAGGGAATCGAGACAGATTCATTGAAACGGCTCCCCTCAAAGTCTCCATCGCATCACAAGGATGGACTCAAACAAGAACCGACTGGTCTGCTGAGCCTGGATCAGACCAAATCACCTTTCTCTACTCAGCTTTAAATAACGAACCCCACGCTTGTGTGCATACTCATGATGACCCGAGTCCTACAAAGTTTTCCATTGTGGCCCTTGACAATTACGAATATGAAGAGGTTTTTATGTTATGCTCTTGTCACTCCCTCAGTTTCCGTCTAGACTCGTAAAGGGAGAGGGGGTGGGATTTGCGCAGAACTTGATTCAAAagagatcatcatcccccACCGTCTCTTGCTGTTGATCTTCtgttcatcatcctctctttgattctttccccctctccatttccttcacttctcgctctctcttttccgcTCTTCCTCTCTGGCCTTTTCACCTGTTTCGGGTtaatctctcttctctccacccccgCATATTGTTCGCACTGGGCCTGTCCGTCGGACTCggagataaaaaaaaccTCATCTCACAGATGACAGACCGAACACTGCCCCCCTCGTCTCCAGGACCTCCTCACCTTCCATGCGTTGAGTGACTCCTGCAGgtcccctccccttccacTCCCCAATGAGTCTTCCTGATGAAGTCTCCATGTTGCCCCAGCCGTGAGAGGAGGCAACGCTTACTCCCCTTCTGGCCCGAACCCGGTCGCATTTTGCCTCTCTAGTCTCGCTTGGActttttttcgccatcgCGCGTCTATCTCCGTTGGGCCATCGGGGTCTGCTGCATCTCAGATCAACCATGCCACGTGACTCTTTCGTTCGCGGCCTCTTTTCCTCGCGCGACGTCGCCCTCCAGTCGACTTCCGTCTCGGACGACAAGACAGGAATGTCGATGGTTTGAACCACTCGTTATGCCTCCGCGACGGGCGCACACTAAATCTCGTAACGGCTGTGATCAATGCAAGCGACGTCGAGTCAAGGTACGTCTGGAGCCGAATTCAACCATGTTCATTTGATGTTCGcgttccccccccccccccaaattacttcctttccccctcaaaAAACGGTCACACTGTCGATCTCCGGGGACTACGGCGCGCGACCGCACGGGTGACGTCTGCGGATGAGCATCACTTTGAATCATTTAACCTGATGGACAACTCAACTCCCCTTCCactccctctccccccaaaaCGAAAGGCATCCATCCCGATGGACGGGGATTCTCTCGAGCTAACGAGACTGTCGCAATAACGCAGTGCGATGAAAAAGGTCCGCCTTGCTCAAATTGTATCTCTCGTGAGCTCAATTGTACGTATCTCAAAGCTCCGCCGCGCGATGGGTCGAGTGCCCGCAAGCGCAGTTCGGCGTCTGCGTCGACGCGGGAGCTGGATGTTGCCCGACCGTTGGCGCCCATCAGTCCGGCGTCCACGCCATCCAGCATCTCCGGTGTGCGCGATCTCGAGTTGATGCACAAATTCGCCACGGAGACTTTCAGCACCGTCTGCACCGCCGAGTCCAAATATCATGTCTGGCAAATTGTCATTCCGCGCCTGGCTCTGCAGTATGATTTTCTCATGAACGGTATCCTCGCATTGGCCGCCCTGCATATTGCTACCACGACCAAGTCGCCCACCTCGCTGGCCTACGTGGACACGGCCCTGCAATACCACAATTTATCGTTTGCGCCCTTTCGAGCCGCAATTGACAATCTCACCCAAGACAACTGCGAAGCTGTACTCGCGCAGTCGATCGTAACGACGGTCATTGGCATTGCCTTGCCGCGCCTCACCGCTCCACGCGACGAGAGCTTAAATATGGCCGAGAACATACTGGTGgtcttccagcttctccaaggggtgaagaagatcattcTCATCGGCCGGTCGTGGATTAAGATCAATCTGTATTCTCGCCATCGGGAGCTCTACGAAGCGCCCCCTACTGAGTTGGATGGCGATGTGGCGGCGGCCCTCGACCGACTTGCCCGATTGAACGAAGAAACCCGGGCCGAGGTGGACGCTCAACAATTTCAAACTAACAAAGAGGTAATCGAAAATCTTCGGCAGTGCTTCACCTTTTATTTGAGTTCCCAAGATCCCGGGGAAGTCTTGTCGTGGCTTGCGGCCGTAGATAAGGAGTTTGCGGATACCGTGAGGCGTCGACAACCTTTGGCCTTGCTGATTCTCATGCACTGGGGCGTCTTGTTGGGGGAGCTCCATGGGCGATGGTGGTGGGCCCAAGACTCTGGCAAGTCCTTGGTGGCTGAGTTGTCTCAGTCTCTCAGCAACACCGATCCCCGGTGGTCCGAGTGCTTGGCCTGGCCGCAACGCAGACTGGGCCTCTAATGGACCTCGCTTCTTCACTGCACAACCCGATCAGGAGTCTGAACCAGCGTCCAAGATGACGCTTTGGTTCTCTCCCCTCTGGCCCACTCTGGCCTGCTGCGACCAGGGAGGGGGGATCCCTTGAGAGTGCCATGCGCTGGACATGCCACAGCCTGGGAGCATACGCTCTTTGCTTCCTGACAAGCGCCGCCTGCTCTGGACAACACCACCGTCATTGTCGACATCTTCGATAGAGCAATGCACGTCCAGGCATCACTGTGACTTGATGGAAGCTGCGGGTTCTGGGGGATCACCACTTGGTCCTGAAACAACTAATCAAACGCCTCAAAAATGTCCTCTGTCCAGAGACATCCCGATTTTGTTCCTTTGCTGCTCCGTACCAGAGCATTTTTCCGTGTTACGGTCGGTTTTCCAACCGTCAACACTCATGGGGAACGATCCGATCCTCCTCAAAATGACCATGATCCTCCCAGCAGAGGTTTATAGACGAAATCCTCTCAGAGGGCCTCTCCCATCTCTTGTCCAATCTTCATTCCTCTCATCTCTTATAATATTGTATATAAATATTCATCCAAATTTCtatttgattttttttaaaatcTTTTCTTATTCTCACTCGTACGCTACCTTTCTTTGTGCAGTGAACCGTCCTGTAGCTCTCCTACATTCTTGCCACCTCTGCCGCACGTTGGTAGATTTGCCGAATGCGCTGTCGATTCAATTCCTCGGCCTCCAACTTGTCCGCACGAAGACTCAGGGGCCCTCCGACCTGCTTCAACCAGTACGAACGACCACAATCAAACAGCCAATTCCTCGACGCTACCCGCACCATTTCCGCCAAGAAACACTGCTGAGCCGTTCGATCCTCCGTGAAGATGACCTGAGGCAACTCACGCCGAATCACCGGCGGAGCATTTGACACGGCAATGTCCAAGTAGTCGTCAAAGGTGAGAGGGTGATACAATTCCGCTCCGATCTGCACGATCCCCGTGGTTCGGGCCGCCGCGTGCAGGAGACATGCATTGGCGACCAAATCCACGGGGATCTCATCGAGAATGTTGGCGCCGGTCTTGTACCCCTCTGCAGCGTGCCAGATCTGGAGACCGCCCCGATCGGCCATGAAATATTGGAAGAATTTGTTCATCGGGGTGGAGTTTCCCAGT comes from Penicillium oxalicum strain HP7-1 chromosome I, whole genome shotgun sequence and encodes:
- a CDS encoding Ubiquitin-conjugating enzyme encodes the protein MAASPAGRMLARQLQQMQSDKDIPGISCGLVDNNIFEWEVMLMISDDVKLYGGGFFRARLTFPPEYPHMPPKMKFESPIFHPNIYENGEVCISILHPPEEDKYGYESAAERWSPVQTPETILLSVISMLSSPNDESPANVEAARLWRENPAEFKKRVRRCVRESQGED